ACTGGGTGCGGCCGGGCCTGATGCTGTACGGGGCCAACCCGCTGCCGGACGACACCACGCTGACCGCGCGCCTGCGCCCGGTGATGACCATGCAGTCGAAGGTGATCGCCGAACGCTGGATCGAAGCCGGCGAGCCGGTGGGATATGGCGCCCGCTTCGTGGCCAAGGCGCGTACCCGCGTGGGCGTGGTCGCGCTGGGGTATGCGGACGGTTACCCGCAGTTCGCGCCGAACGGCACCCCGGTGCTGATCGATGGGCAGCCCGGTGGGCTGATCGGCCGGGTGTCGATGGACATGCTGACCGTGGACCTGCCCCCCCATGCGCAGGCCGGCATCGGCAGCGTGGTGGAACTGTGGGGCAGCGCACCGACCCTGGCCGAACTGGCCCCGCGCTGCGGCGTCAGTGCGTACCAGCTGCCGTGCGCGGTCAAGCGCGTGGCCCGGGTCTACCAGGGGTGAGGTGATGCCGGCCAGCGGCCGGCACTACCGTGCAGCGCTCTGGTATCGGCAGGTTTTTCGCGCGGTGCCGGAAAGGCACCAACCAAGGTTGGCAGCTACCACGGCAGGCCGCGCCTGGACTTGGTCCATCGGCATCGAGACGATGCCGGCCAACGATCAGCGTGCGGCAGTCGCCTGCGTGGTCAGCTGGCGCTTCACCCAGTCATCGATCAGGCGCTTCTCGAAGCGCAGCGGGTCGCTGTCGCTGCGCAGCCCGATGTTGTGCAGGTAGCCGCTGTCGCTCAGCTTGGCCTCGCCTTCGTCGACGATGCGGCCGCTGGCGTCCTTCAGCGTGTACTGCAGGGTGATTCGCGGCGGGTAGATGTCGCGCATGATCCGGATGTTGTCGGCACGCGGGCCGTGCCACGGCTCGTAATCGCCGGCACGCTTGATGTCCACCAGGGTCACGTCCAGAGTCTGCCCGGGCTGCAACGGCTTGGCCGCCGCCGTCTGCACGTGGCGCGCCAGCTGCTTCACCCAGTCGCCACGCTGCGCCTCGAAGCGGTTGGTGCTCTGGCGGATTTCGGTGAAGTTGGCCGGATCGTCCCACTTCACGCTCACCGGGCCATCGGCCTGCAGTGCCCGCGGTGCCTGCGGATCGGTAACGGTGCGCGGCGCGGCGGCGGCGCTGCCCACAGCCAGGGCGCCGGCCATGAGCAGGGCGGCGCAGAGCGAACGGTTCATGACGGTCTCCTGCGTCCCAGGGGCGGGACGGTTGAGGGGTACAGGGCGAGTGTGATCCTGCTGCCGGGCGCCAGCAATGGCCAATTGCGTCATATGCGACACCAGTTGTCGCCAATTCATCGTCGTCAAGTGTGACTGACGACGCTTGACGCTGTGAATACGCGCTCTGGAAGATGCTGTACCTCCACCCGGTCGGTTCCCCCACGCCCTTGTCCACACTGCCGCCCCTCGCGGAGCGCCCGCCCTTGATGGCGGCGGCGCCCGAACCCGACCTGCACCACGGCGTGCTTGAGCGCATCAATGCTGGCTTCTGCGTGATCCAGGTGCTGTTCGACGGCGATCAGGCGGTGGACTACCGTTTCCTGGAGGTCAACGAGGCCTTCGAGCGCCACACCGGGTTGAAGGGGGCGCAGGGCAAGCGCATGACCGCGCTGGAACCGCAGCACGAAAGCGAGTGGTTCCGCATCTACGGTGACGTGGCGCGCACCGGCCAGCCGGCGCAGTTCGAGATGGATGCGCGTGCACTGGGGCGCTCGTTCGCGGTGGATGCCGTGCGCGTGGGTGAGCCGGGCGAGAACATGGTGGGCATCCTGTTCTTCGATGTGACCGCACGCAAGCAGATCGAAGTGGAACTGGGCGAAAGCGAGGCGCGCTTCAGTGCGCTGGCCGACGGCCTGCCGATGCCGGTCTGGGTGCTGGACGAGCGCGGCCACGCCCGTTTCGTCAACAGCGCCTTCAGCGAATTCTTCGGCGGCGACGAAACCCGCGTGCCGGAAGACGTGTGGCGCGGCCTGGTGCATCCGGACGATGCGTCGGTGTTCGAGTACGAACTGCAGGAAGCCTTGAAGGCGCAACGTTCGATGCATGCGCTGGTGCGTGCACGGCGGGCCGACGGGCAATGGCGCTGGCTGGAAATGAACGCGCGGCCGCGTTTCTCGCGCATGGGCCGCTTCATCGGCCTGGCCGGCAGCAGCCCGGACGTGACCGAGCGCCGCGAAATCGAACTGGCCCGCGAAGAACTGCTGCAGTCCGAGCGGGCGGCGCGCAGTGCTGCGGAAAACATGGCGCGGCTGAAGGATGAGTTTCTGGCCACGCTGTCGCATGAACTGCGGACTCCGCTGACCACCATCCTGGGCTGGAGCGAACTGCTGCTGCAGCGCGTGGACAACACTAGCCCGCTGTTCAAGGGCCTGAACGTGATTGCCAGCAGTGCGACGGCGCAGAAGCGGCTGATCTCGGACATGCTGGACCTGAGCAGCATGCTGCTGGGCAAGGTGCAGCTGGAAGTGGAAGTGCTGGACCTGCGCCTGCAGCTGGGCGAAGCCCTCGGCGCACAGGAACCGGTGGCCGAGGGCAAGGCGCTGGACGTCAGCCTGCAGCTGCCCGAACAGCCCTGCCTGGTGCTGGGCGATGCCACCCGCCTGCAGCAGGTGCTGTGGAACCTGCTGTCCAACGCCATCAAGTTCACCCCGGCCGAAGGCCGCATCGAGGCGGAGCTGCGCGCAGATGGCGCCTACTGGGCCATCACCCTGCACGATACCGGCGATGGCATCGCGCCCGAATTCCTGCACCACCTGTTCAGCCGCTTCCGCCAGGCCGATGGCACCACCACGCGTCGCCATGGGGGGTTGGGCCTGGGCCTGGCCATCGTGCAGCAGCTGGTCGAGCTGCATGGCGGCACGGTCAGCGCGGCCAGCGAAGGCCATGGCCATGGCTCGACGTTCACCGTGCGCCTGCCGCAGTACCTGCCCGACGCCGACCGCCGCCCGCTGCGCGAAGTGTTCAGTGGACCGATCCTGGAACCGATGGTGGTCGAACCCTATCCGCTGCGCGGTCTGAACGTGCTGGCGGTGGAAGACCAGCCGGAAGTGCTGGAATACCTGCGGCGCATGCTGGAAGAGCAGGGCGCCAGTGTTTCCGGCGTCAGTTCGGCCGGCGAAGCGTTGGCCCTGCTGGCCGACAGCGGCCACCTGCAGTACCACGTGATGCTCACCGACATCGGCATGCCGGGCATGGATGGGTACGGCCTGGTGCGTACGCTGCGCGAGGATATGGGCGTGGAGGCCGCCGAGCTGCCCGCGGTGGCAGTGACCGCGCTGGCACGCGCCGATGACCGCCGCCGCGCGCTTGCGTCCGGTTTCCAGGAGCACGTGGCCAAGCCCTATTCGGTGGCGCAGCTGGTGTCTGCGGTGCGCAGCGTGCAGCCGATGCGCGCGGCCAACGCATTGCACTGAGCATTCACGGCAGATCGGCGAACCTGCCGGAAAGGAGGTTCACCGATGTCCCGTATCGCGCCCCGCATCCATACCGACCCGGCGCAGATCGCGCGCCTGGAAGCCCTGTTGCCGCAACTGGATGGTGAGCTGCAGGTGCAGCTGACCCTGCACGATGGCCGTCGCCTGCTGGGCACCGTGGCCGTGCGCCCGACGCTGCAGCAGTACCGCAACGAGGCCGGCGATGAAGGCAGCAACGGCCAGCTGCGCTTGGATGACTACGACACGCCGGTGCAGCAGCACCACGTCTGGCTGGATGAGATTGCCAGCGTCAGTCGGCTGCCGCCGAAAATCTGAAGGCATCCACGCATGGCGTGGCTCTACCGTAGAGCAACGCCATGCGTGATGGCTGCAGCGCCTAATGCTCGAATACGCTCGGAGTCGCCTCGAACCGGCGCGCGTAGGCACGCTCGTCGGCTACGCGGGCGACTTCCTCATCGGCCAGGTCCGGCGCGCCATAGACCGCATAGGCCACACTGCCATCGGCGCCATGCCCGACCTGGTGCAGGCGGTAACGCGAATGCCCACCACCGGTGTCCTCGGGGTAATGCACGGGCGGATGGCTGCCTTCCAGGTCCATTTCACTGTTGTCGACCACTCCACCGACGAACAAAGCGCGCATGCAGGTTCTCCTGGGGTTGCTGGGGGGAGCCCCTACCCTGAACGCTTCGATGTTGTCGGCACATCAACGGCCCGTTGAAGTTTCGCAAAGCGGCCCGCCGGGGCCGGCGCGGTCAAGCCGGTACAATGGACGGCCCTACGCTTGAAGTACCCGCGCCGATGGCCTCCAGCGACGACGCCCCCCTGCAGACCCTGTTCCTGCCGTTCAGCAACGGCACCCTGCGCTGGCCCGAGGGGCCGGTGGCCTTCCTCCGTGCCCGTGATGGCTGGCCGCTGCGCGAAATCGCCGGCAACCGCGAAGTGCACTGCGAGCAGAGCTTCGCGCCGTTTGCCGCGCCGCTGCAGCAGGCCGCCGGCTGGACCGTCAGCGGCCAGCTCGACGATGCCGACGGCAAAGGCCGTTACCCGCTGGTGCTGGTGCTGCCGCCGCGCCAGCGTGAGGAGGCCCGCGCGCTGTTCGCCCGTGCCCTGGCGCTGGTGGCCGAGGGCGGCCGCATTGTGGCCTGCCAGTCCAACAACGAAGGTGCACGCTCCGGCGAAGGCGACCTCAAGCAGCTGACCGGCCTCGGCGGCTGCCTGACCAAGAACCACTGCCGGGTGTACTGGACCGCGCCGTTGCAGGGCCAGCATGACGCCGACCTGGCCCAGCGCTGGAGCGCGCTGGATGCGGTGCGGCCGATCGTGGGCGGGCGCTTCCTCAGCCGCCCGGGCGTGTTTGCCTGGGACCGCATCGACCCAGCCTCGGCGCTGCTGGCCG
Above is a genomic segment from Stenotrophomonas sp. ESTM1D_MKCIP4_1 containing:
- a CDS encoding ATP-binding protein; translated protein: MAAAPEPDLHHGVLERINAGFCVIQVLFDGDQAVDYRFLEVNEAFERHTGLKGAQGKRMTALEPQHESEWFRIYGDVARTGQPAQFEMDARALGRSFAVDAVRVGEPGENMVGILFFDVTARKQIEVELGESEARFSALADGLPMPVWVLDERGHARFVNSAFSEFFGGDETRVPEDVWRGLVHPDDASVFEYELQEALKAQRSMHALVRARRADGQWRWLEMNARPRFSRMGRFIGLAGSSPDVTERREIELAREELLQSERAARSAAENMARLKDEFLATLSHELRTPLTTILGWSELLLQRVDNTSPLFKGLNVIASSATAQKRLISDMLDLSSMLLGKVQLEVEVLDLRLQLGEALGAQEPVAEGKALDVSLQLPEQPCLVLGDATRLQQVLWNLLSNAIKFTPAEGRIEAELRADGAYWAITLHDTGDGIAPEFLHHLFSRFRQADGTTTRRHGGLGLGLAIVQQLVELHGGTVSAASEGHGHGSTFTVRLPQYLPDADRRPLREVFSGPILEPMVVEPYPLRGLNVLAVEDQPEVLEYLRRMLEEQGASVSGVSSAGEALALLADSGHLQYHVMLTDIGMPGMDGYGLVRTLREDMGVEAAELPAVAVTALARADDRRRALASGFQEHVAKPYSVAQLVSAVRSVQPMRAANALH
- a CDS encoding class I SAM-dependent methyltransferase, whose amino-acid sequence is MASSDDAPLQTLFLPFSNGTLRWPEGPVAFLRARDGWPLREIAGNREVHCEQSFAPFAAPLQQAAGWTVSGQLDDADGKGRYPLVLVLPPRQREEARALFARALALVAEGGRIVACQSNNEGARSGEGDLKQLTGLGGCLTKNHCRVYWTAPLQGQHDADLAQRWSALDAVRPIVGGRFLSRPGVFAWDRIDPASALLAEHLPADLAGRAADLGAGYGYLSRELLERCPKITALDLYEAEQRALALAELNLAPPPRALPLRFLWRDVTAGIEPGYDVIISNPPFHTPSRADRPDIGQRFIAVAAQALRPGGRLYVVANRHLPYEHTLNDSFGAVRVVAERDGFKLVEAVKGKGK
- a CDS encoding DUF3016 domain-containing protein; this encodes MNRSLCAALLMAGALAVGSAAAAPRTVTDPQAPRALQADGPVSVKWDDPANFTEIRQSTNRFEAQRGDWVKQLARHVQTAAAKPLQPGQTLDVTLVDIKRAGDYEPWHGPRADNIRIMRDIYPPRITLQYTLKDASGRIVDEGEAKLSDSGYLHNIGLRSDSDPLRFEKRLIDDWVKRQLTTQATAAR
- a CDS encoding DUF3247 family protein, with the translated sequence MSRIAPRIHTDPAQIARLEALLPQLDGELQVQLTLHDGRRLLGTVAVRPTLQQYRNEAGDEGSNGQLRLDDYDTPVQQHHVWLDEIASVSRLPPKI